A stretch of the Planctomycetota bacterium genome encodes the following:
- a CDS encoding DnaJ C-terminal domain-containing protein encodes MADRDYYDVLGVSRTATQDEIRTAYRRLARKLHPDATKDEGSTERFAEVQQAYEVLGNAEKRAAYDRHGRAAFSGAAGGPGPRYSWTNAGGTNAGGDFDLDDLGSMFDAFFGGDPKQGSPRSRNRRAERASRPRPAEAELDISFQKMARGGTETVRVGSRGRAIEVTIPKGIADGAKLRVGGRRGEQDLLLTVRVGKHPLYRREGYLDLVIALPLDYAEAALGCEIEVPTLEGSVMLTVPPGTRSGRRLRLRERGLSDAKGGRGDLFAEVQIVPPPPEAIDEATRQLLVTLSGLGPSPRTAPEWGARSE; translated from the coding sequence ATGGCCGACCGGGACTACTACGACGTGCTGGGCGTCTCGCGAACCGCGACGCAGGACGAGATCCGCACGGCGTACCGGCGGCTGGCCCGCAAGCTGCACCCCGATGCCACCAAGGACGAGGGCTCGACCGAGCGCTTCGCCGAGGTGCAGCAGGCCTACGAGGTCTTGGGCAACGCCGAGAAGCGGGCCGCCTACGACCGCCACGGCCGCGCCGCATTCAGCGGCGCTGCGGGCGGCCCGGGCCCGCGGTACTCGTGGACCAACGCCGGCGGCACGAACGCCGGCGGCGACTTCGACCTCGACGACCTCGGCTCCATGTTCGATGCGTTCTTCGGCGGCGACCCGAAGCAGGGCAGCCCTCGAAGCAGGAACCGCCGCGCCGAGCGTGCGTCGCGGCCCAGGCCTGCCGAGGCCGAGCTGGACATCTCGTTCCAAAAGATGGCCCGGGGCGGCACCGAGACCGTCCGCGTGGGGTCCCGCGGCCGCGCCATCGAGGTCACGATCCCGAAGGGCATTGCGGACGGCGCCAAGCTCCGCGTTGGCGGGCGTCGCGGCGAGCAGGACCTCCTACTCACGGTTCGCGTCGGCAAGCACCCGCTGTACCGCCGCGAGGGCTACCTGGACCTGGTGATCGCGCTGCCGCTGGACTACGCCGAGGCGGCGCTCGGGTGCGAAATCGAGGTGCCTACGCTCGAGGGCAGCGTGATGCTGACCGTGCCGCCCGGCACGCGCAGCGGGCGTCGCCTGAGGCTCCGCGAACGCGGCCTGAGCGACGCCAAGGGAGGCCGCGGCGATCTGTTCGCCGAGGTGCAGATCGTGCCGCCGCCCCCCGAGGCCATCGACGAGGCCACCCGGCAGCTCCTCGTGACGCTGTCGGGGCTGGGCCCGTCGCCGAGGACCGCCCCGGAGTGGGGGGCGCGCTCCGAGTAG
- a CDS encoding zinc-binding dehydrogenase: MHALVCTKQAGRGEAVAPGIDFQADWPDLGPTPPGHAKLRTLCSALNHMDLWVGRGIPGVDLSWPRVSGCDACAVVEEVGDGVDPAWVGRRVIVNAAVEVPPRERPGDPPASTLAADYELIGEHHNGMHRQFFHAPATHLADLGPDASSDIDPIGAAAFGLTALTAWSMMVTKGQLSSGQSVLITGIGGGVATSALQIALHHGCRVCVTSRHQWKLDRALAMGAEHAVPDTGEDWSRDVRAWTSKRGVDMAVDSSGKATHLSCIKSLARGGAYVTPGCTTGPDATTDLARIFWNQLRVLGSTMGTPAEFREVAALFRAGKLAAVVDKVFPAADGRAAYERLEAGEQFGKIVLDWRD; the protein is encoded by the coding sequence ATGCACGCACTCGTCTGCACCAAGCAAGCCGGCCGGGGCGAGGCCGTCGCGCCCGGCATCGACTTCCAGGCCGACTGGCCCGATCTCGGGCCCACGCCGCCCGGCCACGCCAAGCTCCGCACGCTGTGCAGCGCACTCAACCACATGGACCTGTGGGTGGGCCGGGGCATCCCGGGCGTGGATCTGTCGTGGCCGCGGGTCAGTGGGTGCGATGCGTGCGCCGTCGTCGAGGAGGTCGGCGACGGCGTTGATCCCGCCTGGGTCGGCCGCCGCGTAATCGTCAACGCCGCCGTCGAGGTGCCGCCCCGTGAACGGCCGGGCGATCCGCCCGCCTCGACGCTCGCCGCCGACTACGAGCTCATCGGCGAGCACCACAACGGCATGCACCGCCAGTTCTTCCACGCCCCCGCGACGCACCTGGCGGACCTGGGTCCCGACGCGTCGAGCGACATCGATCCCATCGGGGCCGCCGCCTTCGGCCTGACGGCGCTGACGGCGTGGTCCATGATGGTCACCAAGGGCCAACTTAGCAGCGGCCAGAGCGTGCTGATCACCGGCATCGGCGGCGGCGTCGCCACGAGCGCCCTCCAGATCGCGCTGCACCACGGCTGCCGGGTGTGCGTGACGAGCCGCCACCAGTGGAAGCTCGACAGAGCGCTGGCGATGGGGGCGGAGCACGCCGTGCCGGACACGGGCGAGGACTGGTCCCGCGACGTCCGCGCGTGGACCAGCAAGCGCGGCGTCGACATGGCCGTCGACAGCAGCGGCAAGGCCACGCACCTGAGCTGCATCAAGAGCCTCGCCCGCGGCGGGGCCTACGTCACGCCGGGCTGCACCACGGGTCCCGACGCCACGACCGACCTGGCCCGCATCTTCTGGAACCAGCTCCGCGTGCTGGGTTCGACCATGGGCACGCCCGCCGAGTTCCGCGAGGTTGCCGCGCTCTTTCGAGCGGGCAAGCTGGCCGCCGTCGTCGACAAGGTCTTTCCGGCGGCGGACGGCCGCGCGGCGTATGAACGCCTCGAGGCGGGCGAGCAGTTCGGCAAGATCGTCCTCGACTGGCGGGACTAG
- a CDS encoding DUF2164 domain-containing protein, whose translation MAIEYEPQTKADLIEALRAYVLDNLDRDMGDLQAGTLFEFVDGLVGAAAYNRGVADAQAWLTTRILDMPADLHESVDYGS comes from the coding sequence ATGGCCATTGAGTACGAGCCACAGACCAAGGCCGATCTTATCGAGGCCCTGCGCGCCTACGTCCTGGACAACCTCGACCGCGACATGGGCGATCTGCAGGCCGGGACGCTCTTCGAGTTTGTCGATGGCCTGGTGGGCGCTGCGGCGTACAACCGGGGCGTCGCCGACGCACAGGCGTGGTTGACGACACGGATCTTGGACATGCCCGCCGACCTGCACGAGAGCGTCGACTACGGCTCCTGA
- a CDS encoding DNA topoisomerase VI subunit B produces the protein MAAKKTTSTSRATAETMAGRQREISVSEFFAKNRHLLGFDNPRKALLTTVKEAVDNALDACEEAGILPDIEVRIEELSAPPSASKPGRYAVTITDNGPGIVRKQVENIFGKLLYGSKFHRMKMSRGQQGIGISAAGMYGLMTTGKPMAITTRPKKTRPAHHLELAMDTTKNKPEVTIDVETDDFPATSSGTGTSVRIELEARYQRGKASVEAYLEQTAIANPHARITFVPPDKASDGPALDAEDSELERTTELADRIIYPRTVEELPPETEEIKPHPYGVELGNFLRMLKATKEKQLAGFFKHEFCRVPPAIVKEVSSKAGTKKKTVTGQTWIKNVDHDSAERLYRALQDAKLRSPPTDCLAPIGVRQMLSGLLKGVKAEFYAASTRDPAVYRGNPFQIEAAIAFGGDLPGDEPARVIRFANRVPLLYQQSACCSFKAVVEASWKNYGLSQPRGALPVGPIVIMIHMASVWVPFTSESKEAIADYDEIRKEMKLALQECGRKLGTYLRRRQKMRRESQRRDIFGRYIAEIARSTAALTGEDEAKLLEALQRQAQKRTAIADAELDEDGNFVRKERKEPGLDDGVLIVDNGVAAEPASKEHADNGHANGTIEGKEGQPGLFVNEGSEPVRHTKKTVRRNTVAKK, from the coding sequence TGCGAGGAGGCCGGCATCCTGCCCGACATCGAGGTCCGGATCGAGGAGTTGTCCGCCCCACCCTCGGCGAGCAAGCCCGGGCGATACGCCGTCACGATCACCGACAACGGCCCGGGCATCGTGCGGAAGCAGGTGGAGAACATCTTCGGCAAGCTGCTGTACGGCAGCAAGTTCCACCGCATGAAGATGAGCCGGGGCCAGCAGGGCATCGGCATCTCGGCGGCCGGCATGTATGGCCTGATGACCACGGGCAAGCCCATGGCCATCACCACCAGGCCCAAGAAGACCAGGCCGGCCCACCACCTCGAGCTGGCGATGGACACCACCAAGAACAAGCCCGAGGTGACCATCGACGTCGAGACCGACGACTTCCCGGCCACCTCCAGCGGCACGGGCACGTCGGTGCGGATCGAGCTGGAGGCCCGCTACCAGCGGGGCAAGGCCAGCGTCGAGGCCTACCTCGAGCAGACGGCCATCGCCAACCCGCACGCGCGGATCACCTTCGTGCCCCCGGACAAGGCGAGCGACGGGCCCGCGCTGGATGCCGAGGACTCCGAACTCGAGCGCACGACGGAGCTGGCCGACCGCATCATCTATCCTCGCACCGTCGAGGAACTGCCGCCCGAGACCGAGGAGATCAAGCCGCACCCCTACGGCGTGGAGCTGGGCAACTTCCTCAGGATGCTCAAGGCGACCAAGGAGAAGCAACTCGCGGGCTTCTTCAAGCACGAATTCTGCCGGGTGCCGCCCGCGATCGTCAAGGAGGTCTCGAGCAAGGCCGGCACCAAGAAGAAGACCGTCACGGGCCAGACGTGGATCAAGAACGTCGACCACGATTCGGCCGAGCGGCTGTACCGGGCGCTCCAGGACGCCAAGCTCCGCAGCCCCCCCACCGACTGCCTCGCGCCCATCGGCGTGCGACAGATGCTGTCGGGGCTGCTCAAGGGCGTGAAGGCCGAGTTCTACGCGGCGAGCACACGAGACCCGGCGGTCTACCGCGGCAATCCGTTCCAGATCGAGGCGGCGATCGCCTTCGGCGGCGACCTGCCGGGCGACGAACCCGCCCGCGTGATCCGCTTCGCCAACCGCGTGCCGCTGCTCTACCAGCAGAGCGCGTGCTGCTCGTTCAAGGCGGTCGTCGAGGCCAGCTGGAAGAACTACGGGCTGAGCCAGCCCCGCGGCGCCCTGCCCGTCGGCCCGATCGTGATCATGATCCACATGGCCAGCGTGTGGGTGCCGTTCACGTCGGAGTCGAAGGAAGCGATCGCCGACTACGACGAGATCCGCAAGGAGATGAAGCTGGCGCTCCAGGAGTGCGGCCGCAAGCTCGGTACGTACCTCCGCCGCCGCCAGAAGATGCGCCGCGAGAGCCAGCGTCGCGACATCTTCGGCCGCTACATCGCCGAGATCGCGCGCTCGACGGCGGCCCTGACGGGCGAGGATGAGGCGAAGCTCCTGGAAGCCCTCCAACGCCAGGCCCAGAAGCGGACGGCGATCGCCGACGCCGAGCTCGACGAGGACGGCAACTTCGTCAGGAAAGAGCGCAAGGAGCCGGGGCTGGACGACGGCGTGCTGATCGTGGACAACGGCGTCGCGGCCGAGCCCGCGAGCAAAGAGCACGCGGATAACGGGCACGCCAATGGCACGATCGAGGGGAAGGAAGGCCAGCCCGGCCTCTTCGTGAACGAGGGGAGCGAGCCCGTGCGCCATACCAAGAAGACCGTTCGTCGCAACACGGTGGCAAAGAAGTAG
- a CDS encoding undecaprenyl-phosphate glucose phosphotransferase — MVKQKHQILIASLALADAAVVALAALAAWVVRKLLVVPTTHYRPGGFLDFWPSRPTGHWDFWPASWESYFKQPLLLFAVPVCLATFLAFKLYRPRRDRSLAGEIAQLMKATAIAVMAMVVVLWGVGNDELIGGTAEMTPLVVLDTELDAGRVQIALFAVFLAAFMVTHRVGFRLALRWLRSRGRNLRHVAIIGVGRTGRIAFQTLSRNSWTGLRVAYFVSHRHENRLAECEGVPVLGGLRDLEHTLDRCKVDAVYLALPTREAAQTSRILRLLERFPVDVRIVPDVNPRHVPHSMMAHELDGMPVLSYRESPTCGFGGACKRVLDVAGSGACVLGALPIMAACALLVRLSGPGPVIFRQKRVGLGGEIFWMYKFRTMRHAGEEAELLHEAGAGGVAGVSQPGWTQRDDPRITPIGRWLRRTSLDELPQLLNVLKGEMSLVGPRPERPELIERFREDWRGYMLRQHVKAGMTGWAQINGLRGDTSLRRRLRYDLYYVRNWSFFFDLWILLLTPVRGFVHRNAH, encoded by the coding sequence GTGGTCAAGCAGAAGCACCAGATCCTGATCGCCTCGCTGGCGCTGGCCGACGCCGCGGTCGTCGCGCTGGCGGCGCTGGCGGCGTGGGTCGTGCGGAAGCTTCTGGTCGTGCCCACGACGCACTACCGCCCGGGCGGATTCCTGGATTTTTGGCCCAGCCGGCCCACGGGGCACTGGGACTTCTGGCCCGCGAGCTGGGAGAGCTACTTCAAGCAGCCGCTGCTGCTCTTTGCCGTGCCCGTGTGCCTGGCGACCTTCCTGGCATTCAAGCTCTACCGGCCCCGCCGGGATCGCTCGCTGGCGGGCGAGATCGCGCAGCTGATGAAGGCCACGGCCATCGCCGTTATGGCCATGGTCGTCGTGCTCTGGGGCGTGGGCAACGACGAGCTGATCGGCGGCACGGCCGAGATGACGCCGCTCGTGGTCCTCGACACCGAACTCGATGCCGGCCGCGTGCAGATCGCGCTCTTTGCGGTCTTCCTCGCCGCCTTCATGGTCACGCACCGCGTCGGCTTCCGCCTGGCGCTGCGATGGCTCCGCAGCCGGGGCCGCAACCTGCGGCACGTGGCGATCATCGGCGTGGGCCGCACGGGTCGCATCGCCTTCCAGACGCTCAGCCGCAATAGCTGGACGGGGCTGCGGGTGGCCTACTTCGTCAGCCACCGCCACGAGAACCGCCTGGCCGAGTGCGAGGGCGTGCCCGTGCTCGGCGGGCTGCGGGACCTCGAGCACACGCTGGACCGCTGCAAGGTGGACGCGGTGTACCTGGCGCTGCCCACGAGGGAGGCGGCGCAGACCAGCCGCATCCTCCGGCTGCTCGAGCGCTTCCCGGTCGACGTCCGCATCGTGCCCGACGTCAACCCGCGGCACGTGCCGCACTCGATGATGGCGCACGAGCTCGACGGCATGCCGGTGCTCAGCTATCGCGAATCGCCGACCTGCGGCTTCGGCGGCGCGTGCAAGCGGGTGCTCGACGTCGCGGGCTCGGGTGCCTGCGTGCTCGGAGCGCTGCCGATCATGGCGGCGTGCGCCCTGCTGGTTCGCCTTAGCGGCCCGGGCCCGGTGATCTTCCGCCAGAAGCGCGTCGGCCTGGGCGGCGAGATCTTCTGGATGTACAAGTTCCGCACGATGCGGCACGCCGGCGAGGAGGCCGAGCTGCTGCACGAGGCCGGCGCGGGCGGCGTCGCGGGCGTGAGCCAGCCGGGCTGGACGCAGCGGGACGACCCTCGGATCACACCCATCGGCCGCTGGCTCAGGCGGACGAGCCTCGACGAACTGCCCCAGCTTCTCAACGTGCTCAAGGGCGAGATGAGCCTCGTCGGTCCCCGGCCCGAGCGGCCCGAGCTGATCGAGCGCTTCCGCGAGGATTGGCGGGGCTACATGCTCCGCCAGCACGTGAAGGCGGGCATGACCGGCTGGGCGCAGATCAACGGCCTCCGCGGCGATACCAGCCTGCGCCGCCGTCTCCGCTACGACCTCTACTACGTCCGCAACTGGTCGTTCTTCTTCGACCTGTGGATCCTGCTGCTGACGCCGGTGCGCGGGTTCGTGCACCGCAATGCGCACTAG
- the rplS gene encoding 50S ribosomal protein L19, translated as MSLNNPKSRQAILESVASSHIKDEVPRFDVGDTIQVHQRIVEGERERIQVYTGVLIARRGRGINESITVRRVVDDIGIERTWPLNSPLIAKFEVVRRADARRAKLYFLRDRVGKKRRLRDRRRGMKHVEGLKTVQK; from the coding sequence ATGTCGCTGAACAACCCGAAGAGCCGGCAGGCCATCCTCGAGTCGGTCGCCTCGTCCCACATCAAGGACGAGGTTCCGCGCTTCGACGTCGGCGACACCATCCAGGTGCACCAGCGGATCGTCGAGGGCGAGCGGGAGCGCATCCAGGTCTACACCGGCGTGCTGATCGCTAGGCGGGGCCGCGGCATCAACGAGAGCATCACCGTCCGACGCGTCGTGGACGATATCGGCATCGAGCGGACGTGGCCGCTCAACAGCCCGCTGATCGCCAAGTTCGAGGTCGTCCGCCGCGCCGACGCCCGCCGCGCCAAGCTCTACTTCCTGCGGGACCGCGTGGGCAAGAAGCGCCGCCTCCGCGACCGCCGCCGCGGCATGAAGCACGTCGAGGGGCTGAAGACGGTCCAGAAGTAG
- a CDS encoding carbon-nitrogen hydrolase family protein, whose amino-acid sequence MPHATHRVAVVQHAPAAFDRDATLAIVADRTAEAAAKEAELVLFPEAFVPAYPRGLGFGMVVGSRTDAGRELWRLYSEQAVEVPSPASERLGAIAREHAVHLAIGVVELDAVTRGTLYCTLLVFGPDGRLLHHHRKLKPTAAERLVWGEGDGSSLHSIDTDLGRVGGLICWENYMPRARAAIYESGCEVYLAPTADHREAWQHTMRHVALEGRCFVLGCNQVMDASVYPPHVRALEPDLDEARAVSRGGSVIVAPTGEVLAGPLWDEPGMLVADLDMDLLRQTRLDFDVAGHYARADVFR is encoded by the coding sequence ATGCCCCATGCCACGCACCGCGTCGCCGTCGTCCAGCATGCCCCAGCCGCCTTCGATCGCGACGCTACGCTGGCTATCGTCGCCGACCGCACGGCCGAAGCCGCCGCTAAGGAGGCCGAACTGGTTCTCTTTCCCGAGGCGTTCGTCCCGGCGTACCCACGGGGCCTCGGGTTCGGCATGGTCGTCGGCAGCCGCACGGACGCAGGCAGGGAACTCTGGCGGCTCTACAGCGAGCAGGCCGTCGAGGTGCCTTCGCCCGCAAGCGAGCGGCTCGGGGCGATCGCCCGCGAGCACGCGGTCCACCTCGCCATCGGCGTGGTCGAACTCGATGCCGTCACGCGCGGCACCCTGTACTGCACGCTGCTGGTCTTCGGCCCCGACGGAAGACTGCTCCACCACCACCGCAAGCTCAAGCCCACGGCGGCCGAGCGGCTGGTGTGGGGCGAGGGCGATGGCTCGAGCCTGCATTCGATCGACACCGACCTCGGCCGCGTCGGCGGGCTGATCTGCTGGGAGAACTACATGCCCCGCGCCAGGGCGGCGATCTACGAGTCGGGCTGCGAGGTGTACCTCGCGCCGACGGCGGACCACCGCGAGGCCTGGCAGCACACGATGCGGCACGTCGCGCTCGAGGGCCGGTGCTTCGTGCTGGGGTGCAACCAGGTCATGGATGCGTCCGTGTATCCGCCGCACGTGCGGGCGCTGGAGCCCGACCTCGACGAAGCCCGCGCCGTCAGCCGCGGCGGTAGCGTGATCGTGGCGCCGACGGGCGAGGTGCTGGCAGGGCCGCTCTGGGATGAGCCCGGCATGCTTGTCGCCGACCTCGACATGGATCTGCTGCGGCAGACGCGGCTCGACTTCGACGTCGCGGGGCATTACGCGCGGGCGGACGTGTTCCGCTAG
- the rpsP gene encoding 30S ribosomal protein S16 has protein sequence MVRIRMQRLGRTHRPFYRIAAAEKRVKRDGKVLENLGWYNPIEKDPGKQLELKAERIKYWLSVGAQPSDTMMDILGRNELLTPKLKEKWEAKREADRNRVGCKVGLKVAEDSQSAFAELPGSIEGGADVEADIAGFGTTINEAVKEAQAAVAEAKPADADAAKAKAESALSDARKAVEAAVGAKKKADEEAAAKEAAEASSDSEPAEAGDAGGDEKAEG, from the coding sequence GTGGTCCGGATCCGCATGCAGCGCCTCGGGCGCACGCACCGTCCCTTCTATCGCATCGCCGCCGCTGAGAAGCGCGTCAAGCGCGACGGCAAGGTGCTCGAGAATCTCGGCTGGTACAACCCCATCGAGAAGGATCCCGGCAAGCAGCTCGAGCTGAAGGCCGAGCGGATCAAGTACTGGCTGAGCGTCGGCGCCCAGCCCAGCGACACGATGATGGACATCCTGGGCCGCAACGAGCTGCTCACCCCCAAGCTCAAGGAGAAGTGGGAGGCCAAGCGGGAGGCCGACCGCAACCGCGTGGGCTGCAAGGTGGGCCTGAAGGTGGCCGAGGACTCGCAGTCGGCCTTCGCCGAGCTGCCCGGCTCGATCGAGGGCGGGGCGGACGTCGAGGCCGACATCGCCGGCTTTGGCACCACCATCAATGAGGCCGTGAAGGAGGCCCAGGCGGCCGTCGCGGAGGCCAAGCCCGCCGATGCCGACGCGGCCAAGGCGAAGGCCGAGAGCGCCCTCTCCGACGCCCGCAAGGCCGTGGAGGCCGCGGTCGGCGCCAAGAAGAAGGCCGACGAGGAGGCCGCCGCCAAGGAAGCCGCCGAGGCCTCGAGCGACTCCGAGCCCGCCGAGGCGGGCGATGCCGGGGGCGATGAGAAGGCCGAGGGCTGA
- a CDS encoding DNA topoisomerase IV subunit A → MAKKKTTRKKTTKKVRKDAASTPAPARPKSEAAAARDEKTQKALKGLAGGIAKSALAGREPTFDVPTRSASNTRWNKSRGILQMGSAASTRQIFNLGQARKFMQSLRHAHGISRLIDQNKTTSLRGMFYTGLGDVHDAAGSKTREKTFDDQTESDAILEDLEVTLGALREELHIFAKKRGAMVGNITLNDSGDTIDCRKMGSGGYAIPSICEPDRLRFEKCEADFVLHVEKDTVWQRFNEDRFWDTHNCILTEGSGQPPRGVRRLLHRLNKELGLPIICLLDCDPWGHYIYSVIKQGSISLAFESERLAIPDAKFLGIRSDDFERCNLSDSVQISLNDRDITRAKQIAEYPWFKGHRGWQKEIARLLKNGFKLEVEALINIDISYVTETYVPERLAAEDWLS, encoded by the coding sequence ATGGCCAAGAAGAAGACTACTCGAAAAAAGACCACCAAGAAGGTCCGCAAGGACGCCGCCTCCACCCCCGCGCCCGCGAGGCCCAAGTCCGAGGCGGCCGCCGCTCGGGACGAGAAGACGCAGAAGGCCCTCAAGGGGCTGGCCGGCGGCATCGCGAAGTCGGCGCTCGCGGGCCGGGAGCCGACCTTCGACGTGCCGACGCGATCGGCGTCCAACACCCGCTGGAACAAGTCGCGCGGCATCCTGCAGATGGGCAGCGCCGCCAGCACGCGGCAGATCTTCAACCTGGGCCAGGCCCGCAAGTTCATGCAGAGCCTTCGGCACGCCCACGGCATCAGCCGCCTCATCGACCAGAACAAGACGACCAGCCTCCGCGGCATGTTCTACACCGGGCTGGGCGACGTGCACGACGCCGCCGGCTCGAAGACCCGCGAGAAGACCTTCGACGACCAGACCGAGAGCGATGCGATCCTCGAGGATCTGGAGGTCACGCTGGGTGCGCTCCGAGAAGAGCTGCACATCTTCGCCAAGAAGCGCGGCGCCATGGTCGGCAACATCACGCTCAACGACAGTGGCGACACCATCGACTGCCGCAAGATGGGCAGCGGCGGCTATGCCATCCCGAGCATCTGCGAGCCCGACCGGCTGCGCTTCGAGAAGTGCGAAGCGGACTTCGTGCTGCACGTCGAGAAGGACACCGTCTGGCAGCGCTTCAACGAGGACCGCTTCTGGGATACGCACAACTGCATCCTGACCGAGGGCAGCGGCCAGCCGCCGCGGGGTGTGCGGCGGCTGCTACACCGGCTGAACAAGGAACTCGGGCTGCCGATCATCTGCCTGCTCGATTGCGACCCGTGGGGGCACTACATCTACAGCGTCATCAAGCAGGGCTCGATCAGCCTCGCCTTCGAGAGCGAGCGGCTGGCGATCCCCGACGCCAAGTTCCTGGGCATCCGCTCGGACGATTTCGAGCGCTGCAACCTGAGTGATAGCGTGCAGATCAGCCTGAACGACCGCGACATCACGCGGGCCAAGCAGATCGCCGAGTACCCGTGGTTCAAGGGTCACCGCGGCTGGCAGAAGGAGATCGCGAGGCTGCTCAAGAACGGCTTCAAGCTCGAGGTCGAGGCCCTGATCAACATCGACATCAGCTACGTCACCGAGACCTATGTGCCGGAGCGGTTGGCGGCGGAGGATTGGCTGAGCTGA
- a CDS encoding tRNA (guanine(37)-N(1))-methyltransferase produces the protein MRLDVLTTFPEMFAADPPAALGVSIPARARTAGLVEWHAHDIRAHADNKHAKTDDRPFGGGPGMVMACQPVWDAVRAAEGSDDRPAHRVLLTPQGRPLAQADVERLSTLPRLLLICGHYEGIDERVVERLGAEEISLGDYVLSSGELAAIVLMDAVIRQIPGVLGHEDSAGEDSFGPPPARDPNGEPIAPRLAREVGVPEGARLLDCPHYTRPREWEGLAVPEVLLSGDHAAVARWRLEQRLARTRERRPDLLEPEGP, from the coding sequence GTGCGCCTCGACGTCCTGACCACGTTCCCCGAGATGTTCGCGGCCGATCCGCCGGCGGCCCTCGGTGTGAGCATCCCGGCCCGGGCCCGGACCGCCGGCCTCGTCGAGTGGCACGCCCACGACATCCGCGCCCACGCCGACAACAAGCACGCCAAGACCGACGACCGGCCCTTCGGCGGTGGCCCCGGCATGGTCATGGCGTGCCAGCCGGTGTGGGACGCCGTGCGCGCTGCCGAGGGCTCGGATGACCGCCCCGCGCATCGAGTGCTGCTCACTCCCCAGGGCCGCCCGCTGGCACAAGCTGACGTCGAGCGGCTCTCGACACTGCCCCGGCTGCTGCTCATCTGCGGCCACTACGAGGGCATCGACGAGCGAGTGGTCGAGCGGCTCGGTGCGGAGGAGATCAGCCTCGGCGACTACGTGCTCAGCAGCGGCGAACTCGCGGCGATCGTGCTCATGGACGCCGTCATACGCCAGATCCCCGGCGTGCTGGGCCACGAGGATTCCGCGGGCGAGGACAGCTTCGGCCCGCCGCCGGCCCGCGATCCGAACGGCGAGCCCATCGCCCCCCGGCTCGCGCGGGAGGTCGGCGTGCCCGAGGGCGCCCGCCTGCTCGACTGCCCGCACTACACCCGGCCCCGGGAGTGGGAGGGGCTCGCCGTCCCCGAAGTGCTGCTGAGCGGGGATCACGCCGCCGTCGCCCGCTGGCGGCTGGAGCAACGCCTCGCCCGCACCCGCGAGCGTCGGCCCGATCTGCTGGAGCCCGAGGGGCCCTGA